In the genome of Pseudomonas putida, one region contains:
- a CDS encoding DOPA decarboxylase has protein sequence MNPEDFRQYGHQLIDLIADYRQSVAERPVMAQVEPGYLKAALPAEAPQQGEPFEAILADVDKLLMPGLSHWQHPNFYGYFPSNGTLSSVLGDFLSTGLGVLGLSWQSSPALSELEETTLDWLRQLLGLSAQWSGVIQDTASTSTLVALICARERATDYALVRGGLQSQDKPLVVYVSAHAHSSVDKAALLAGFGRENIRLIPTDERFAMRPEALQAAIEQDLAAGNQPCAVVATTGTTATTALDPLAAIGAITQAHQLWLHVDSAMAGSAMILPECRWMWDGIELADSVVVNAHKWLGVAFDCSIYYVRDPQHLIRVMSTNPSYLQSAVDGEVKNLRDWGIPLGRRFRALKLWFMLRSEGVQALQQRLRRDLDNARWLAEQIEAAPQWQVLAPVQLQTLCIRHCPEGLQGEALDAHTRAWADRLNGSGDAYVTPATLDGRWMVRVSVGALPTERAHVEQLWAKLQAVVTG, from the coding sequence GTGAACCCGGAAGACTTTCGCCAGTACGGCCACCAACTGATCGATCTGATCGCCGACTACCGCCAAAGCGTCGCCGAGCGACCGGTCATGGCCCAGGTCGAGCCTGGCTACCTCAAGGCCGCCTTGCCCGCCGAGGCGCCGCAGCAAGGTGAGCCGTTCGAAGCGATCCTCGCCGACGTCGACAAGCTGCTGATGCCGGGCCTGTCCCACTGGCAACACCCCAATTTCTACGGCTACTTCCCCTCCAACGGCACCCTGTCGTCGGTGCTGGGGGATTTTCTCAGCACTGGGCTTGGCGTGCTGGGCCTGTCGTGGCAATCGAGCCCGGCACTGAGCGAGCTGGAAGAGACCACCCTGGATTGGCTGCGCCAGTTGCTCGGCCTGTCGGCGCAATGGAGCGGGGTGATCCAGGACACCGCCTCGACCAGCACCCTGGTGGCATTGATCTGCGCCCGTGAGCGCGCCACCGACTATGCCTTGGTGCGCGGCGGCTTGCAGTCCCAGGACAAGCCGTTGGTGGTCTATGTCAGCGCCCATGCCCACAGCTCGGTGGACAAGGCTGCGCTGCTGGCCGGCTTTGGCCGTGAGAACATTCGCCTGATCCCCACCGACGAACGCTTCGCCATGCGCCCCGAGGCGTTGCAGGCGGCCATCGAGCAGGACCTGGCGGCCGGTAACCAGCCTTGCGCGGTGGTCGCCACCACCGGCACCACGGCCACCACCGCCCTCGATCCGTTGGCCGCGATCGGCGCGATCACCCAGGCGCACCAGCTGTGGCTGCACGTCGACTCGGCCATGGCCGGTTCGGCAATGATCCTGCCCGAGTGCCGCTGGATGTGGGACGGCATCGAGCTGGCCGACTCGGTGGTGGTCAATGCCCATAAGTGGCTGGGCGTGGCGTTCGACTGCTCGATCTACTACGTGCGTGATCCGCAACACCTGATCCGGGTGATGAGTACCAACCCCAGCTACCTGCAATCGGCGGTCGATGGCGAGGTGAAGAACCTGCGCGACTGGGGTATCCCTCTGGGCCGACGTTTCCGCGCGCTGAAGCTGTGGTTCATGCTGCGCAGCGAAGGCGTCCAAGCCCTGCAACAGCGCTTGCGCCGCGACCTGGACAACGCCCGCTGGTTGGCCGAGCAGATCGAGGCTGCGCCGCAGTGGCAGGTGTTGGCGCCAGTTCAACTGCAGACACTGTGCATTCGCCACTGCCCGGAAGGGTTGCAGGGCGAGGCGCTGGACGCCCATACCCGGGCTTGGGCGGATCGGCTCAATGGTTCCGGGGATGCCTACGTAACCCCGGCGACCCTGGACGGACGCTGGATGGTGCGGGTGTCGGTCGGTGCGCTGCCAACCGAGCGAGCGCATGTGGAACAGTTGTGGGCGAAGCTTCAGGCCGTCGTGACCGGCTGA
- a CDS encoding LysR family transcriptional regulator: MHPTFASLSLAHLRTLDCLLQLKNLSHAAERLGTSQSALSRQLAHLREAFDDPLLVRQGRGYVLSEHAESLVEPLRQVLGELAALRQPAAFDPARCERRFCLAASDYVAEHMLPLLVSALEHEAPGVSLEYRTWQAGQYALLASGEIDLATTLFDESPPNLHGRLLGEDRAVCLMRDDHPLAAHAKVSQDDYLAFKHVRISGGGDKDSFIDRHLRAQGLQRRISLEVPFFCATVQVIGNGQALATVPEHIARQLCRLHRLAWRPLGFIDHTQRYWVVWHQRLQASAEHRWLRNRVFELWRQSQFGVQGGHAPSP; the protein is encoded by the coding sequence ATGCACCCCACCTTCGCCTCCTTGAGCCTCGCTCACCTGCGTACCCTCGACTGCCTCCTGCAGTTGAAGAACCTCAGTCACGCCGCCGAACGTCTCGGCACCAGCCAGTCGGCCTTGAGCCGGCAACTGGCGCATCTGCGTGAAGCCTTCGATGATCCGTTGCTGGTCCGCCAAGGGCGCGGCTATGTACTCAGCGAGCACGCCGAGTCGCTGGTCGAGCCGCTGCGGCAGGTGCTGGGGGAGCTGGCAGCTTTGCGCCAACCTGCTGCCTTCGACCCGGCGCGCTGTGAGCGGCGCTTCTGCCTCGCCGCCTCGGACTACGTGGCCGAACACATGCTGCCGCTGCTGGTCAGCGCCTTGGAACATGAAGCCCCGGGTGTGTCCTTGGAGTACCGCACCTGGCAGGCAGGCCAATACGCCTTGCTGGCCAGTGGAGAGATCGACCTGGCCACCACCTTGTTCGATGAGTCCCCGCCCAACCTGCACGGCCGGCTACTGGGAGAAGATCGCGCGGTGTGTTTGATGCGCGACGATCATCCGCTGGCCGCCCACGCCAAGGTGAGCCAGGATGACTACCTGGCCTTCAAGCATGTGCGCATTTCCGGTGGCGGTGACAAGGACAGCTTCATCGATCGCCACTTGCGTGCCCAGGGGCTGCAACGGCGGATCAGCCTGGAAGTGCCGTTCTTCTGCGCTACGGTGCAGGTGATCGGCAACGGTCAGGCGCTGGCCACCGTGCCCGAGCACATCGCCCGCCAGCTGTGCCGCTTGCACCGCCTGGCATGGCGGCCCCTGGGCTTCATCGACCATACCCAGCGCTACTGGGTGGTCTGGCACCAGCGTCTGCAGGCTTCGGCCGAACATCGCTGGTTGCGTAATCGGGTCTTCGAGCTTTGGCGTCAGTCGCAGTTCGGTGTGCAGGGCGGGCATGCGCCTTCGCCATAG
- a CDS encoding YebC/PmpR family DNA-binding transcriptional regulator has translation MGAQWKAKHKEAAANAKGKIMGKLAKEIQIAAKSGADPDMNPRLRLAVEQAKKASMTRETLERAIRKGAGLDGDSVQYHAVTYEGFAPHQVPLIVECLTDNINRTVAEIRVAFRKGQLGSSGSVAWDFNHVGLIEATPNGDADPELAAIESGAQDFEEGEEEGSTLFITDTTDLDAVQKSLPEHGFTVTSAKIGYTPKNPISAASLSAEALAEVEAFLEAIDNHDDVQNVYVGLTD, from the coding sequence ATGGGCGCACAGTGGAAAGCCAAGCATAAAGAAGCCGCAGCCAACGCCAAAGGCAAGATCATGGGCAAGCTGGCCAAGGAAATTCAGATCGCCGCCAAATCCGGCGCCGATCCGGACATGAACCCGCGCCTGCGCCTGGCCGTGGAGCAGGCCAAGAAGGCTTCGATGACCCGTGAGACCCTGGAGCGTGCCATTCGCAAGGGCGCGGGCCTGGACGGCGATTCGGTGCAGTACCACGCCGTGACCTATGAAGGCTTCGCCCCGCATCAGGTCCCGCTGATCGTCGAGTGCCTGACCGACAACATCAATCGCACGGTCGCTGAGATCCGCGTTGCCTTCCGCAAGGGCCAGCTCGGCTCCAGTGGTTCGGTGGCCTGGGATTTCAACCACGTCGGCCTGATCGAAGCCACCCCGAATGGCGATGCCGACCCTGAGCTGGCCGCCATCGAATCCGGCGCCCAGGATTTCGAGGAGGGCGAGGAAGAGGGCTCGACCCTGTTCATCACCGACACCACCGACCTGGACGCGGTCCAGAAATCTCTGCCGGAGCACGGCTTCACCGTCACCTCGGCGAAAATCGGCTATACGCCTAAGAACCCCATCAGCGCTGCCAGCCTCAGCGCCGAGGCCTTGGCCGAGGTCGAGGCCTTCCTCGAGGCGATCGACAACCACGATGACGTGCAGAACGTCTACGTCGGCCTGACTGACTGA
- a CDS encoding FAD-dependent oxidoreductase has protein sequence MRPFWLQQALDTENEAVCPPLMGDARCDVCIVGGGYTGLWTALMLKEQAPELDVMLIEADICGAGASGRNGGCALSWSAKYFTLERLFGAEEAVRLVRESERSISAIGEFCAANGIQCDYRLDGTLYTATNHAQVGGTDAVIAALEQKGINSFQRLQLEQVQRLAGSDRHLEGWYSPAAATVQPGRLVRGLRRVALQRGVRIHEGTAMTGLEHGTPAQVRTARGTILADRVVLGLNAWMARAFPQFERSVAIVSSDMVITEPCPELLREIGLVSGVSVLDSRIFVHYYHNTSDGRLMLGKGGNTFAYGGRMLPVFDQPSPYQPLLRESLADFFPALADVPLAASWNGPSDRSVTGLPFFGRLDGQGNVFYGFGYSGSGVGPCHMGGQILSSLALGQDNPWTRSPLVKGPLGYFPPEPIRYLGSLMVRNAIRRKERAEDRGVRPRRLDVRLAKFAAAAGKADKA, from the coding sequence ATGAGACCCTTCTGGCTGCAACAGGCCCTGGACACGGAAAACGAGGCGGTGTGCCCGCCGCTGATGGGCGATGCACGTTGCGACGTGTGCATCGTCGGCGGTGGCTACACCGGATTGTGGACGGCGCTGATGCTCAAGGAGCAGGCGCCCGAACTGGATGTGATGCTGATCGAGGCGGACATCTGCGGTGCCGGGGCCAGCGGCCGGAACGGGGGATGCGCGTTGTCGTGGTCGGCCAAGTACTTCACCCTCGAACGCTTGTTCGGGGCAGAGGAGGCGGTGCGCCTGGTGCGCGAGTCGGAGCGCAGCATCAGCGCCATCGGCGAGTTCTGCGCGGCCAACGGCATCCAGTGCGACTACCGCCTGGATGGCACCTTGTACACCGCGACCAACCACGCCCAGGTCGGCGGCACCGATGCGGTGATCGCGGCCCTGGAGCAAAAAGGGATCAATTCGTTCCAGCGCCTGCAGCTGGAACAAGTACAACGCCTGGCAGGCTCGGACCGTCACCTGGAGGGCTGGTATTCACCGGCCGCCGCCACGGTGCAGCCGGGCCGGCTGGTGCGCGGCCTGCGCCGAGTCGCACTGCAACGTGGCGTGCGTATCCACGAAGGCACCGCCATGACCGGGCTGGAGCACGGCACGCCGGCCCAGGTGCGTACGGCGCGTGGCACCATTCTCGCGGATCGCGTAGTGCTGGGCCTCAATGCCTGGATGGCGCGGGCCTTCCCGCAGTTCGAGCGCAGCGTCGCGATCGTCTCCAGCGACATGGTCATCACCGAGCCGTGCCCCGAGCTGCTGCGCGAGATCGGCCTGGTCAGTGGCGTCAGCGTCCTCGACTCGCGGATCTTCGTGCACTACTACCACAACACCAGTGATGGCCGGCTGATGCTGGGCAAGGGTGGGAACACCTTCGCCTATGGCGGGCGCATGCTGCCGGTGTTCGACCAGCCTTCGCCTTACCAGCCTCTGCTGCGTGAAAGCCTGGCCGATTTCTTCCCGGCGCTGGCCGACGTACCCTTGGCGGCCAGTTGGAACGGGCCGTCGGATCGCTCGGTGACCGGCTTGCCGTTCTTCGGCCGGTTGGACGGGCAGGGCAATGTGTTCTACGGCTTTGGCTACTCGGGCAGTGGTGTCGGGCCGTGCCACATGGGCGGGCAGATTCTGTCCTCGCTGGCCTTGGGCCAGGACAACCCCTGGACACGCTCGCCGCTGGTCAAGGGGCCGCTGGGCTACTTCCCGCCGGAGCCGATTCGCTACCTGGGCTCGCTGATGGTGCGCAATGCCATTCGCCGCAAGGAGCGCGCCGAGGATCGCGGTGTGCGGCCACGGCGGCTGGACGTGCGCCTGGCGAAGTTCGCCGCGGCGGCGGGCAAGGCTGACAAAGCCTGA
- a CDS encoding MFS transporter, protein MNQSLAAMKRWRVQIFAITWLAYAAFYFTRKAFSVAKLGIGEDPTFMLDKAAMANLDGIYLAAYAVGQFTWGMLADRFGPRVVVLGGLLISAAAAVVMGSYATFPIFATCMLIQGLAQSTGWAGLCKNIGSFFPAVQRGRVLGLWSSCYAFGGLVASPFAGWWAYTLIGSWHAAFFSSAAVVAGVAVLFFIFQRNKPEDVGLPAVEPEPQSMAPGSSLGSVWEPLKEILRNRTVLTLGLAYFMLKPARYAILLWGPVIVFEQMPSVGKVGAAIIPTAFELAGLLGPIIIGLASDKLFGARRMPACVISLVLLTVALAAFMGAMHTGSVVLVVALLFVMGLTLYGPDSMISGAAAIDFGTAKSGATAAGFVNGCGSVGAVLGGLLPGYFDSVTVFIIFAGTALFSALVLLPHWNSRPATVAQANDVAPNTAMAIKPART, encoded by the coding sequence ATGAATCAATCCCTAGCGGCCATGAAGCGCTGGCGCGTCCAGATCTTCGCAATCACCTGGCTGGCCTACGCCGCCTTCTACTTCACTCGCAAAGCCTTCTCGGTCGCCAAGCTTGGCATCGGTGAGGACCCCACCTTCATGCTCGACAAGGCCGCCATGGCCAACCTCGACGGTATCTACCTGGCCGCCTATGCCGTGGGCCAGTTCACCTGGGGCATGCTCGCCGACCGCTTCGGGCCGCGCGTGGTGGTGCTCGGCGGCTTGCTGATTTCCGCGGCTGCCGCCGTGGTGATGGGCAGCTACGCGACGTTCCCGATCTTTGCCACCTGCATGCTGATCCAGGGCCTGGCGCAGTCCACCGGCTGGGCGGGGCTGTGCAAGAACATCGGCAGTTTCTTCCCCGCCGTGCAGCGTGGGCGGGTGCTGGGCTTGTGGAGTTCCTGCTATGCCTTCGGTGGCCTGGTGGCCTCGCCGTTCGCTGGCTGGTGGGCCTATACGCTGATCGGCAGCTGGCACGCGGCATTCTTCTCCAGTGCCGCGGTGGTGGCGGGCGTGGCCGTGCTGTTCTTCATCTTCCAACGCAACAAGCCTGAGGATGTCGGCCTGCCGGCGGTTGAACCCGAGCCGCAAAGCATGGCGCCGGGCTCGAGCCTGGGCAGCGTGTGGGAGCCGCTGAAGGAGATCCTGCGTAACCGCACCGTGCTGACCCTGGGCCTGGCCTACTTCATGCTCAAGCCTGCGCGCTACGCCATCTTGCTGTGGGGGCCGGTGATCGTCTTCGAACAGATGCCCTCGGTGGGCAAGGTCGGCGCGGCCATCATCCCGACCGCCTTCGAACTGGCCGGCCTGCTCGGGCCGATCATCATCGGCCTGGCCTCGGACAAGCTGTTCGGCGCACGCCGCATGCCGGCCTGTGTGATCAGCCTGGTGCTGCTGACGGTCGCCCTCGCGGCATTCATGGGCGCCATGCACACCGGCAGCGTGGTGCTGGTGGTCGCCTTGCTGTTCGTCATGGGCCTGACTTTGTATGGACCGGACTCGATGATCAGCGGCGCGGCTGCCATCGACTTCGGGACCGCCAAATCCGGCGCCACCGCCGCAGGCTTCGTCAATGGCTGCGGCTCGGTGGGCGCGGTACTGGGCGGCTTGCTGCCGGGGTACTTCGACAGCGTCACGGTGTTCATCATCTTTGCGGGCACTGCGCTGTTCTCGGCCCTGGTGCTGCTGCCGCACTGGAACAGCCGCCCGGCCACCGTTGCCCAGGCCAACGACGTGGCACCCAACACTGCAATGGCAATCAAGCCGGCGCGTACCTAA
- a CDS encoding LysR substrate-binding domain-containing protein: protein MSVSHAQLKAFHAVAQHGSFTRAAEKLFLTQPAVSDQVRKLEERYGVLLFHRNKRSVQLTDLGERLLGITQRLFACETEAVELLQDSRALHTGSLVLAVDAPVHVLPQIAKFCQRYPGIQVKIETGNTDESLARLFSYQADLALLGRDVDDERLFCVPMRRDPMVAFVSHNHPWASRGAIHLADLDDTPLVLREPGSVTRQTLEEEMQRAGLRMRSAIQVEGREAAREAVVVGIGVGVVSAAEFGADARVCALPILDCQRHLTETLVCLSEQRTRRVVATFLQMVQDER, encoded by the coding sequence ATGTCAGTCTCCCATGCTCAACTGAAGGCCTTTCACGCCGTCGCCCAGCACGGCAGCTTCACCCGCGCCGCCGAAAAACTGTTCCTGACCCAGCCAGCGGTCTCCGACCAGGTGCGAAAGCTCGAAGAGCGCTATGGCGTGCTGCTGTTCCACCGCAACAAGCGCTCGGTGCAACTGACCGACCTGGGCGAACGCCTGCTGGGTATCACCCAGCGTTTGTTCGCCTGCGAGACCGAGGCGGTGGAACTGCTGCAGGATTCCCGCGCCCTGCACACCGGTAGCCTGGTGCTGGCCGTGGATGCCCCGGTGCACGTGCTGCCGCAGATCGCCAAGTTCTGCCAGCGCTACCCAGGCATCCAGGTGAAGATCGAGACCGGCAACACCGACGAGTCCCTGGCCCGGCTGTTCAGCTACCAGGCCGACCTGGCGCTGCTTGGCCGCGATGTGGATGACGAACGCTTGTTCTGCGTGCCCATGCGCCGCGACCCGATGGTTGCGTTCGTCTCCCACAACCACCCGTGGGCAAGCCGTGGCGCGATCCACCTCGCCGACCTGGACGACACCCCGTTGGTGCTGCGTGAACCCGGCTCGGTGACTCGCCAGACCCTTGAGGAAGAAATGCAGCGCGCCGGCCTGCGCATGCGTTCGGCGATCCAGGTGGAGGGCCGTGAGGCGGCCCGCGAAGCGGTGGTGGTGGGGATAGGCGTGGGCGTGGTCTCGGCGGCCGAGTTCGGCGCCGATGCGCGGGTGTGCGCCTTGCCGATACTTGATTGCCAACGCCATCTGACCGAGACCTTGGTGTGCTTGAGCGAGCAGCGGACTCGACGGGTCGTGGCGACCTTCCTGCAGATGGTGCAGGACGAGCGCTGA
- a CDS encoding DUF2784 domain-containing protein: MLYRLGADALVLLHLGFILLVLFGGLLVLKWRPALFIHLPALAWGLAVEGLHIACPLTGWENRMRAAAGQAGYQGGFVEHYIWPLIYPAGLTPQIQTLLGLFVLLLNLGVYSYVIWRWRRPNG, from the coding sequence ATGCTTTACCGCCTTGGCGCCGACGCCTTGGTCCTCCTGCACCTGGGGTTCATCCTGCTGGTGCTGTTCGGCGGCCTGCTGGTCCTCAAGTGGCGCCCTGCCCTGTTTATCCACTTGCCGGCCCTGGCCTGGGGCCTGGCGGTGGAAGGCCTGCACATCGCCTGCCCGTTGACCGGCTGGGAAAACCGCATGCGCGCTGCGGCGGGTCAAGCCGGCTACCAGGGCGGATTCGTCGAGCACTACATCTGGCCGCTGATCTACCCCGCCGGGTTGACGCCGCAGATCCAGACGCTGCTGGGGTTGTTCGTGCTGCTGCTCAACCTCGGCGTGTACAGCTACGTGATCTGGCGCTGGCGCCGCCCTAACGGGTAG
- the tam gene encoding trans-aconitate 2-methyltransferase, translating to MAWSATQYSLFEDERSRAVRDLLAAVPPRPVRHATDLGCGPGNSTEVLRGQHPDAMVVALDSDPDMIDKARQRRRLCVPQVRCEIGDIASWSAAEPQDLILANASLQWLPDHGTLYPHLIRQLTEGGSLAVQTPDNLDEPAHRQLREIANQGPWAEQFADFSLPPRHNAAFYYDLLSPLCSRVDVWRTTYHHPLAGGAQAVVEWFKGSALRPYLACLDAQQQEDFQQLYLQAMQRDYPPSSDGKVLLAFPRLFVVATR from the coding sequence ATGGCCTGGTCCGCTACCCAATATTCGTTGTTCGAAGACGAGCGCTCCCGCGCCGTGCGCGACCTGCTGGCCGCGGTGCCACCGCGTCCAGTACGTCATGCCACCGACCTTGGCTGTGGCCCGGGCAATTCCACCGAAGTGCTGCGCGGTCAGCATCCTGATGCCATGGTGGTGGCGCTGGACAGCGATCCGGACATGATCGACAAGGCGCGCCAGCGCCGTCGCCTGTGCGTGCCGCAGGTGCGTTGTGAAATTGGCGACATCGCCAGTTGGTCCGCCGCAGAGCCCCAGGACCTGATCCTGGCCAACGCCTCGCTGCAATGGTTGCCCGACCATGGCACCCTCTACCCGCACCTGATCCGCCAGCTCACCGAGGGCGGGAGCCTCGCCGTGCAGACCCCTGACAACCTCGACGAACCCGCCCATCGACAGTTACGCGAGATCGCCAACCAAGGCCCTTGGGCCGAGCAGTTCGCCGACTTCTCCTTGCCGCCCAGGCACAACGCGGCGTTCTACTACGACTTGCTCAGTCCACTGTGCAGCCGCGTGGATGTGTGGCGCACCACCTATCATCACCCGCTCGCAGGCGGGGCGCAGGCAGTGGTGGAGTGGTTCAAGGGTTCGGCCTTGCGTCCCTACCTGGCGTGCCTGGACGCACAACAGCAAGAGGACTTCCAGCAGCTGTACCTGCAAGCGATGCAGCGTGACTATCCGCCATCGAGTGATGGCAAGGTGTTGCTGGCGTTTCCGCGGTTGTTCGTGGTCGCTACCCGTTAG
- a CDS encoding RrF2 family transcriptional regulator yields MSLYSAGVEYGIHCLLFLVDERGDSRESSVRDLAELQGVPQEYLAKVFTKLARAGLVAATEGVRGGFRLARPSDEITVLDIVRAIDGQKKIFDCREIRERCTLFEGSPPSWATEGTCAIHAVMLGAQKRMEEALGQQTILDLARRFGRKAPAQFGQQVNGWMNERREGKGCAGDIPLTEV; encoded by the coding sequence ATGTCCCTTTACAGTGCCGGCGTCGAGTACGGCATCCATTGCCTGCTGTTTCTGGTGGATGAGCGCGGCGACAGCCGCGAGTCCAGCGTCCGCGACCTGGCCGAATTGCAAGGCGTGCCCCAGGAGTACCTGGCCAAGGTGTTCACCAAGCTCGCCCGTGCCGGGCTTGTGGCCGCAACAGAAGGCGTGCGCGGCGGCTTTCGCCTGGCACGGCCATCCGATGAGATCACTGTGCTGGACATCGTTCGCGCCATCGATGGGCAGAAGAAAATTTTCGATTGCCGCGAGATCCGCGAGCGCTGCACCCTCTTCGAGGGCTCGCCTCCTAGCTGGGCCACCGAGGGCACCTGCGCTATCCATGCGGTGATGCTGGGTGCGCAAAAGCGCATGGAGGAGGCTTTGGGTCAGCAGACCATCCTGGACCTGGCTCGGCGTTTCGGGCGCAAGGCGCCAGCGCAGTTCGGCCAGCAGGTCAATGGCTGGATGAACGAACGACGCGAAGGCAAGGGCTGTGCCGGTGACATTCCGCTGACCGAGGTCTAG
- a CDS encoding methyl-accepting chemotaxis protein gives MFVLLGVLVLVMGLVSLYETREMDRATDEIRVTWMPAIISLGDVSSALGRARALTLRSALEEQPSARKATLEKINEVNQRLQDNLDAYERTIVADDDRALFNTFLQMSERYHSLQKSIRDAVAAEQLDEARRLINGPLAEYADSVMKALAALIEYNAKGAEQASQRSSAVFDEAFSLIVAALGMILVALIAIATLLTRSIVLPLADAVAVAERVATGDLTQDIQVIGRDEPALLLRALSRMQQSLRDTIRKIAASSDQLASASEELHTVTEDTSRGLHQQSAEIDQAATAVNQMTAAVEEVANNAVSTADASKGADQTTRDGRDQVNQALASIQHLVNDVTDTSGEIEQLANNANEISRVLDVIGAIAGQTNLLALNAAIEAARAGEAGRGFAVVADEVRALAHRTQQSTAEIEQMITGIQSGTERAVTAMHTSQGRANGTLEVAQSAGQALEVIAEAITSINQRNLVIASASEQQAQVAREVDRNLVNIRDLAMQTSAGANQTSAAAQDLSRLAIDLNAMVAQFKI, from the coding sequence ATGTTCGTCCTGTTGGGCGTTCTGGTGCTGGTCATGGGGCTGGTCTCTCTGTATGAGACACGGGAAATGGACCGTGCCACCGATGAGATCCGCGTCACCTGGATGCCGGCGATCATTTCCCTGGGCGATGTCAGCAGCGCCCTGGGCCGGGCACGCGCCCTGACCCTGCGCAGCGCCCTGGAAGAGCAGCCCTCGGCCCGCAAGGCTACCCTGGAGAAAATCAACGAGGTCAACCAGAGGCTGCAAGACAACCTCGACGCCTATGAGCGCACCATCGTCGCCGATGACGACCGCGCACTGTTCAACACCTTCCTGCAGATGAGCGAGCGCTACCACAGCCTGCAGAAATCCATTCGCGACGCAGTGGCCGCCGAGCAGCTCGACGAGGCCCGCCGGTTGATCAACGGCCCCCTGGCCGAATACGCCGACAGCGTGATGAAAGCCCTGGCGGCGCTCATCGAATACAACGCCAAAGGTGCCGAGCAAGCGTCCCAACGCAGCAGCGCAGTGTTCGACGAAGCCTTCTCGCTGATCGTCGCTGCACTGGGGATGATTCTTGTGGCGCTGATCGCCATCGCCACCCTGCTCACCCGCAGTATCGTCCTGCCCCTGGCCGATGCCGTGGCCGTAGCCGAGCGCGTGGCCACCGGTGATTTGACCCAGGACATCCAGGTGATCGGTCGTGACGAGCCCGCCCTGCTGCTGCGCGCGCTGAGCCGCATGCAACAGAGCCTGCGCGACACCATCCGCAAGATCGCCGCCTCCTCCGACCAGCTGGCCTCGGCCTCCGAAGAGCTGCACACCGTCACCGAGGACACCAGCCGTGGCCTGCATCAACAGAGCGCGGAGATCGACCAGGCCGCCACCGCGGTCAATCAGATGACCGCCGCCGTCGAAGAGGTCGCCAACAACGCCGTGAGCACCGCCGACGCGTCCAAAGGCGCCGATCAGACCACCCGCGATGGCCGCGACCAGGTCAACCAGGCCTTGGCGTCGATCCAGCACCTGGTCAACGACGTCACCGATACCTCAGGGGAAATCGAGCAGTTGGCCAACAATGCCAACGAGATCAGCCGCGTGCTGGATGTGATCGGTGCGATCGCCGGGCAAACCAACCTGCTGGCACTGAACGCCGCCATCGAAGCGGCCCGGGCCGGCGAGGCCGGGCGTGGGTTTGCCGTGGTCGCCGATGAAGTGCGAGCCCTGGCCCACCGTACCCAGCAGTCGACGGCGGAAATCGAGCAGATGATCACAGGGATTCAGTCAGGCACCGAACGCGCGGTGACAGCGATGCACACCAGCCAAGGTCGCGCCAACGGCACGCTGGAGGTGGCTCAGTCGGCAGGCCAGGCCCTGGAAGTGATCGCCGAGGCCATCACCTCGATCAACCAGCGCAACCTGGTGATCGCCAGTGCCTCGGAGCAGCAGGCCCAGGTGGCCCGTGAGGTAGATCGCAACCTGGTCAACATCCGCGACCTGGCCATGCAGACCTCGGCGGGCGCCAACCAGACCAGCGCGGCGGCGCAGGATCTGTCCCGGCTGGCAATAGACCTGAACGCGATGGTGGCGCAGTTCAAGATCTGA